Proteins from a genomic interval of Maniola jurtina chromosome 8, ilManJurt1.1, whole genome shotgun sequence:
- the LOC123867582 gene encoding phospholipase B1, membrane-associated-like, with translation MWTLGLLLLLLSEALARNGSFVAFNNVWTVHYPARKSNVRRQSTFPPSTPFPCQDSIRWGRSRQVPTSVHRLRPGDIDVVAAIGDSLVAGSGALEEFALGAIVEYRGVSWCAGGDSTWREYLTLPNILKEYNPNLRGYSTGTGEWLAKNSRLNVAFPVASDQDAYKQAKILVARIRSSPDIDVSRDWKMITVFIGANDLCSASCLSPVAWSPAAHARKLAKALDYFHKHLPRTIVNLIPVLDVSVSVRVLRPLMCRLMHPLFCTCFHRGGGELLDLVRQARRYQAAETALIDSGRYDTRDDFTVVVQPFMRLFNAPMPPTQPLSLVIHQSYITHDCFHFSQKGHALAANLLWNNLLEPVGNKSDNVPPVLMHSFRCPSRRSPFIFTAKNSQEFFRTGQQEGAFDSL, from the exons TGGACAGTCCACTACCCAGCACGCAAGTCCAACGTTCGCCGGCAGAGCACCTTCCCGCCCTCCACACCGTTCCCCTGCCAGGACTCCATACGATGGGGCCGCAGCAGGCAGGTCCCCACGTCCGTCCACCGGCTGAGGCCAGGGGACATAGACGTGGTGGCTGCGATAGGTGACTCCTTGGTCGCTGGTAGCGGGGCGCTTGAGGAGTTTGCCCTCGGAGCCATCGTGGAGTATCGAGGAGTCTCGTGGTGTGCAG GTGGTGACAGCACCTGGCGGGAATACCTGACGCTGCCCAACATCCTCAAGGAGTACAACCCCAATCTTCGCGGCTACTCCACGGGTACGGGAGAGTGGCTCGCGAAGAACTCTCGGCTCAATGTGGCCTTTCCTGTCGCTTCTGATCAGGACGCTTACAAGCAGGCTAAG ATCCTCGTAGCCCGCATCCGCTCGTCGCCTGACATCGACGTGTCGCGCGACTGGAAGATGATAACAGTCTTCATCGGCGCCAACGACCTCTGCTCGGCCTCCTGCCTGTCCCCCGTGGCGTGGTCCCCAGCCGCACACGCCAGGAAGCTGGCCAAGGCGCTCGACTACTTCCACAAACATTTGCCCAGGACTATCGTCAACCTTATACCTGTACTAG ACGTGTCAGTGTCAGTACGGGTACTACGGCCGCTCATGTGTCGCCTCATGCATCCTCTGTTCTGCACGTGCTTCCACCGAGGCGGAGGAGAACTGCTGGACCTGGTGCGGCAGGCGAGGCGGTACCAGGCTGCGGAGACTGCTCTA ATAGACTCCGGCCGATACGACACGCGCGACGATTTCACGGTGGTGGTGCAGCCGTTCATGCGGTTGTTCAACGCGCCGATGCCGCCGACTCAACCGTTGTCACTCGTCATCCACCAGTCCTACATCACTCATGACTGCTTCCACTTCTCGCAGAAGGGGCATGCACTTG CTGCGAACCTTCTGTGGAACAACCTGCTGGAGCCGGTGGGCAACAAGTCGGACAACGTGCCTCCCGTACTGATGCACTCCTTCCGCTGCCCCTCGCGCCGCTCGCCCTTCATCTTCACTGCCAAGAACTCGCAAGAGTTCTTTAGGACTGGCCAACAGGAGGGCGCTTTTGACTCACTATGA
- the LOC123867581 gene encoding tubulin alpha-1A chain isoform X2: MRECISVHIGQAGVQIGNACWELYCLEHGIQPDGQMPSDKTLGGGDDSFNTFFSETGAGKHVPRAVFVDLEPTVVDEVRTGTYRQLFHPEQLITGKEDAANNYARGHYTIGKEIVDVVLDRIRKLADQCTGLQGFLVFHSFGGGTGSGFTSLLMERLSVDYGKKSKLEFSIYPAPQVSTAVVEPYNSILTTHTTLEHSDCAFMVDNEAIYDICRRNLDIERPTYTNLNRLIGQIVSSITASLRFDGALNVDLTEFQTNLVPYPRIHFPLATYAPVISAEKAYHEQLTVAEITNACFEPANQLVKCDPRHGKYMACCMLYRGDVVPKDVNAAIATIKTKRTIQFVDWCPTGFKVGINYQPPTVVPGGDLAKVQRAVCMLSNTTAIAEAWARLDHKFDLMYAKRAFVHWYVGEGMEEGEFSEAREDLAALEKDYEEVGVDSTEGELDEENEY; the protein is encoded by the exons ATG AGGGAATGCATCTCAGTCCACATCGGCCAAGCCGGAGTTCAGATCGGCAATGCCTGCTGGGAGCTGTACTGCCTCGAGCACGGCATCCAGCCTGACGGCCAGATGCCTTCAGACAAGACCCTGGGGGGAGGAGACGACTCCTTTAATACCTTCTTCAGCGAAACCGGCGCGGGGAAGCATGTGCCAAGAGCTGTTTTTGTGGACCTGGAACCTACCGTAGTCG ATGAAGTCCGCACAGGCACCTACCGGCAACTCTTCCACCCAGAACAACTCATCACCGGCAAGGAAGATGCGGCCAACAACTACGCGCGCGGCCACTACACCATCGGCAAAGAGATAGTTGATGTCGTCCTCGACAGGATCAGGAAGCTGGCTGACCAGTGCACTGGGCTGCAG GGTTTCCTGGTTTTCCACTCGTTCGGCGGCGGCACCGGCTCTGGGTTCACGTCGCTGCTCATGGAGAGGCTCTCCGTGGACTACGGCAAGAAGTCCAAGCTCGAGTTCTCCATATACCCCGCACCCCAG GTATCAACAGCTGTGGTGGAGCCATACAACTCGATCCTCACCACGCACACCACTTTAGAGCACTCGGACTGCGCGTTCATGGTAGACAACGAGGCCATCTATGATATCTGCCGCCGCAACCTGGACATCGAGAGACCCACCTACACTAACCTTAACAGGCTCATTGGACAG ATCGTGTCCTCAATCACGGCATCTCTCCGTTTCGACGGCGCGCTCAACGTCGACCTGACGGAGTTCCAGACCAACCTGGTGCCCTACCCGCGCATCCACTTCCCGCTGGCGACGTACGCGCCGGTCATCTCGGCCGAGAAGGCGTACCACGAGCAGCTCACCGTGGCTGAGATCACCAACGCCTGCTTCGAGCCCGCTAACCAG TTGGTGAAATGCGACCCACGTCACGGCAAATATATGGCGTGCTGCATGTTATACAG GGGAGATGTGGTGCCAAAAGACGTGAACGCTGCCATCGCCACCATCAAAACAAAGAGGACAATCCAGTTCGTGGACTGGTGCCCTACAGGTTTCAAG GTGGGCATTAATTACCAGCCTCCAACAGTGGTGCCGGGCGGAGACCTCGCCAAAGTCCAGCGCGCTGTGTGCATGCTGTCCAACACCACTGCCATCGCGGAAGCGTGGGCCAG ACTTGACCACAAATTCGACCTGATGTACGCAAAGCGTGCTTTCGTCCACTGGTACGTCGGTGAGGGTATGGAGGAAGGAGAGTTCTCAGAGGCTCGTGAGGATCTGGCTGCCCTGGAGAAGGACTACGAGGAAGTGGGCGTGGACTCCACTGAGGGGGAGCTGGATGAAGAGAACGAATATTAG